A stretch of Corallococcus macrosporus DNA encodes these proteins:
- the epsE gene encoding exopolysaccharide biosynthesis GT4 family glycosyltransferase EpsE, producing MQKIGYLIPEFPGQTHIFFWRELQALPGKGVSPELVSTRPPPARIISHSWAREAMSRTEYLAPPPPLGVLSAALEIARAMPTGWARVLASIARAEGLDAKGRAQLVAFAVMGGRLASLARERGWTHVHVHSCANAAHVAMFAHLLSGLTYSMTLHGPLDDYGPNQREKWRHAKFAFVITKKLLAEVRQALAGSLPDRIELAPMGVELSRFQRTVAYEPWSGEGPLRLFACGRLNPCKGHADLIDAVGMLRKKGIDARLSIAGEDEAGGTTYRKVLEAKLAQDGLTDAVTLLGAVSEDVVKDGIQRSHLFSLASLQEPLGVAIMEAMAMRAPVVVTGAGGVKELVDDGVDGVLVPPQAPAVLAEKLEKLARDPAEAVRLGEAGRRKVEEQFSSERSADMLARMLDARP from the coding sequence GTGCAGAAGATCGGCTACCTGATTCCCGAGTTCCCCGGACAGACCCACATCTTCTTCTGGCGCGAGCTGCAGGCGCTGCCGGGGAAGGGTGTGTCGCCGGAGCTGGTGTCCACCCGTCCGCCGCCCGCGCGCATCATCAGCCACAGCTGGGCCCGCGAGGCCATGTCGCGCACGGAGTACCTGGCGCCGCCGCCGCCCCTGGGCGTGCTGAGCGCCGCGCTGGAGATTGCCCGGGCCATGCCCACGGGCTGGGCGCGGGTGCTGGCCTCCATCGCCCGGGCGGAAGGGCTGGACGCGAAGGGCCGCGCGCAACTGGTGGCGTTCGCGGTGATGGGCGGCCGGCTGGCGTCGCTGGCGCGCGAGCGCGGCTGGACGCACGTGCACGTGCACTCCTGCGCCAACGCGGCGCACGTGGCCATGTTCGCGCACCTGTTGTCGGGGCTCACGTACAGCATGACGCTGCACGGGCCGCTGGACGACTACGGGCCGAACCAGCGGGAGAAGTGGCGGCACGCGAAGTTCGCCTTCGTCATCACGAAGAAGCTCTTGGCGGAGGTGCGTCAGGCGCTGGCCGGGAGCCTGCCGGACCGGATTGAGCTGGCGCCCATGGGCGTGGAGCTGTCGCGCTTCCAGCGCACGGTGGCCTACGAGCCGTGGTCCGGAGAGGGCCCGCTGCGGCTGTTCGCGTGCGGCCGGCTGAACCCGTGCAAGGGGCACGCGGACCTCATCGACGCGGTGGGGATGCTGCGCAAGAAGGGCATCGACGCGCGGCTGTCCATCGCGGGCGAGGACGAGGCGGGCGGCACCACGTACCGCAAGGTGCTGGAGGCGAAGCTCGCGCAGGACGGCCTCACGGACGCGGTGACGCTGCTGGGCGCGGTGAGCGAGGACGTGGTGAAGGACGGCATCCAGCGCTCGCACCTGTTCTCGCTGGCGAGCCTCCAGGAGCCGCTGGGCGTGGCCATCATGGAGGCCATGGCCATGCGCGCGCCGGTGGTGGTGACGGGCGCGGGCGGCGTGAAGGAGCTGGTGGACGACGGCGTGGACGGCGTGCTGGTGCCGCCGCAGGCCCCCGCGGTGCTGGCGGAGAAGCTGGAGAAGCTGGCGCGGGACCCTGCGGAAGCGGTCCGCCTGGGCGAGGCCGGCCGCCGCAAGGTGGAGGAGCAGTTCAGCAGCGAGCGCAGCGCGGACATGCTGGCGCGGATGCTGGACGCGCGGCCCTAA
- a CDS encoding RNA polymerase sigma factor produces MADKEMQTFAELVIQFRSGLLKHAQRILGNAADAEDLVQHALDEAWKERLHLQGAEAFRAWTGRVINTRAISLLRHHRAEQRKAVNAGWVTVLADDPEEAEGGELWTFIQEKDLREAVERLPPQQREVFHLRAQGRSYVSIGAQVGRSTGTVGWWLHQVREQLRERLQPIAEQRKLSVGMRH; encoded by the coding sequence ATGGCTGACAAAGAGATGCAGACGTTCGCGGAGCTGGTCATCCAATTCCGTTCTGGGCTCCTGAAGCACGCCCAGCGCATCCTGGGGAACGCGGCGGACGCGGAGGACCTGGTGCAGCACGCGCTGGACGAGGCGTGGAAGGAGCGGCTGCATCTCCAGGGGGCGGAGGCCTTCCGGGCGTGGACGGGGCGGGTCATCAACACGCGGGCCATCAGCCTGTTGCGCCACCACCGCGCGGAGCAGCGCAAGGCGGTGAACGCGGGCTGGGTGACGGTGCTCGCGGACGACCCGGAGGAGGCCGAGGGCGGCGAGCTCTGGACCTTCATCCAGGAGAAGGACCTGCGCGAGGCGGTGGAGCGCCTGCCGCCGCAGCAGCGGGAGGTGTTCCACCTGCGCGCGCAGGGGCGCTCCTACGTGAGCATCGGCGCCCAGGTGGGCCGCTCCACGGGCACGGTGGGCTGGTGGCTCCACCAGGTGCGCGAACAGCTGCGTGAGCGGCTCCAGCCCATCGCGGAGCAGCGCAAGCTCTCCGTGGGCATGCGGCACTGA
- a CDS encoding mechanosensitive ion channel domain-containing protein yields the protein MRRFVTPWSWGVLLLGPGVAFAQTVGLEPRSPLLELLPPVFLRPMGTLAAWQWLGLAVVLMGAWGLGRLVEAVTLRVGARAAGLTKSGWDDELLAAGRGSIRFVLAGMLAAAGARFLRMPVEAEAAVDLGARSVVIVAVALFVLRFLTRAARFVEQKVAQSPEGTDVARVRGLRTQLSILRRVVEVAVVLVAASLLLLQFEAVRNVGVSLLASAGIAGLAIGLAAQKSLSTLLAGIQLSITQPMRIGDTVIIENEWGWVEEITLTYVVVKVWDLRRLVIPITQFLEKPFQNWSKVSPEILGTAELYVDFRTDVPAVRAELKRILEKESNGLWDGKVQGLQVTDLSERTMKLRALVSAADSGKAFDLRCLVREKLVAWLQAQPHGLPLLRAEATPLPFPEEKAGAVLPARTGNSARV from the coding sequence GTGCGCCGTTTCGTGACGCCGTGGTCGTGGGGAGTGCTGCTGCTGGGGCCCGGGGTGGCCTTCGCCCAGACGGTCGGGCTGGAGCCCCGGTCGCCGCTGCTGGAGCTGCTGCCGCCCGTGTTCCTGCGCCCGATGGGGACGCTGGCGGCGTGGCAGTGGCTGGGGCTCGCGGTGGTGCTCATGGGGGCGTGGGGGCTGGGGCGGCTGGTGGAGGCGGTGACGCTGCGCGTGGGTGCCCGGGCCGCGGGGCTGACGAAGTCCGGCTGGGACGACGAGCTGCTGGCGGCGGGCCGGGGGAGCATCCGCTTCGTGCTGGCGGGGATGCTGGCGGCGGCGGGGGCGCGGTTCCTGCGGATGCCGGTGGAGGCCGAGGCGGCGGTGGACCTGGGGGCGCGCTCGGTGGTCATCGTGGCGGTGGCGCTGTTCGTGCTGCGCTTCCTCACCCGGGCGGCGCGGTTCGTGGAGCAGAAGGTCGCTCAGTCGCCGGAGGGCACGGACGTCGCTCGGGTGCGGGGCTTGCGCACGCAGTTGTCCATCCTGCGGCGGGTGGTGGAGGTGGCGGTGGTGCTGGTGGCCGCGTCGCTCCTGCTCCTCCAGTTCGAGGCGGTGCGCAACGTGGGCGTGTCGCTGCTGGCGTCCGCGGGCATCGCGGGGCTGGCCATTGGTCTGGCCGCGCAGAAGTCGCTGTCCACGCTGCTGGCGGGCATCCAGCTGTCCATCACGCAGCCCATGCGCATTGGCGACACGGTCATCATCGAGAACGAGTGGGGCTGGGTGGAGGAGATCACCCTCACCTACGTCGTGGTGAAGGTGTGGGACCTGCGCCGGCTGGTCATCCCCATCACGCAGTTCCTGGAGAAGCCCTTCCAGAACTGGAGCAAGGTGTCCCCGGAGATATTGGGCACGGCGGAGCTGTACGTGGACTTCCGCACGGACGTGCCCGCGGTGCGCGCGGAGCTCAAGCGCATCCTGGAGAAGGAGTCCAACGGGCTGTGGGACGGCAAGGTGCAGGGGCTGCAGGTGACGGACCTGAGCGAGCGCACCATGAAGCTGCGCGCCCTGGTGAGCGCGGCGGATTCCGGCAAGGCGTTCGACCTGCGCTGCCTGGTGCGCGAGAAACTGGTGGCCTGGCTCCAGGCCCAGCCGCACGGGCTGCCGCTCTTGCGCGCGGAGGCCACGCCCCTGCCCTTCCCGGAGGAGAAGGCCGGAGCCGTGCTGCCTGCCCGGACGGGAAACAGCGCCCGCGTGTGA
- the wzy gene encoding exopolysaccharide repeat unit polymerase encodes MAAFKPSPAAWLQYIVMVVGLGAVTLGAAAVGNGDPIVTLAPVLALTVVWCILKMPLRYLAIAVLYLVLAVDYTPERPQSMFWPSPLFPLGKLLFTQMHELVGIGALRFPLIDGLIIGAIGIGIYRRATKSKIDPPVVPIPRPLAVVLALSFFSIMWMEVWGIVRGGDIKNSLWQWHQAAVLPLVAMMYQYSLRGPEDWPLVAKTIIAAALTKSAVSTYFALVIVPAQGLEVEYTTCHSDSMTFIFALTVCITRWLEKPKSGHAIRGIIIMVLVFIGMLFNDRRLAYVSLVGGLAAAYFFNPWTPLKKALTRGLIACSPLLVVYFLVGWNSNSGAFKPVQTFKSIIEGQHAEGELDYRDIENLNLIATWNTNPVFGTGYGHEFLEPYPLPNIAFVFPTYRFHPHNSLLGLLAFGGWFGFTGVWMYLVVTVYLAARSYHRAYAAEHRTACLVIVGVVASYLNQVFGDMGIISYICTFQVAVASVLAGKLAMVTGAWPWPQREKVLGLTRAAPEEVPPTGATAA; translated from the coding sequence ATGGCCGCCTTCAAACCCTCCCCCGCCGCCTGGCTCCAGTACATCGTCATGGTCGTGGGCCTGGGCGCCGTCACCCTGGGTGCGGCCGCCGTGGGTAACGGGGACCCCATCGTCACGCTGGCGCCCGTGCTGGCCCTCACGGTGGTGTGGTGCATCCTGAAGATGCCGCTGCGCTACCTGGCCATCGCGGTGCTCTACCTGGTGCTCGCGGTGGACTACACACCCGAGCGCCCGCAGTCGATGTTCTGGCCCTCGCCGCTGTTCCCCCTGGGCAAGCTGCTCTTCACCCAGATGCATGAGCTGGTGGGCATTGGCGCGCTGCGCTTCCCGCTCATCGACGGGCTCATCATCGGCGCCATTGGCATTGGCATCTACCGGCGGGCCACGAAGTCGAAGATCGATCCGCCGGTGGTGCCCATCCCCCGGCCGCTGGCGGTGGTGCTGGCGCTGTCCTTCTTCTCCATCATGTGGATGGAGGTGTGGGGCATCGTGCGGGGCGGGGACATCAAGAACTCGCTCTGGCAGTGGCACCAGGCCGCGGTGCTCCCGCTGGTGGCGATGATGTACCAGTACAGCCTGCGAGGGCCGGAGGACTGGCCGCTGGTGGCGAAGACCATCATCGCGGCGGCGCTGACCAAGTCCGCGGTGAGCACCTACTTCGCGCTCGTCATCGTGCCGGCGCAGGGGCTGGAGGTCGAGTACACGACCTGCCACTCCGACTCGATGACGTTCATCTTCGCGCTCACCGTGTGCATCACGCGCTGGCTGGAGAAGCCGAAGTCCGGCCATGCCATCCGCGGCATCATCATCATGGTGCTGGTGTTCATCGGGATGCTCTTCAACGACCGCCGGCTCGCGTACGTGAGCCTCGTGGGCGGGCTGGCGGCGGCGTACTTCTTCAACCCGTGGACGCCGCTGAAGAAGGCCCTCACGCGCGGCCTCATCGCGTGCTCGCCGCTGCTGGTCGTGTACTTCCTGGTGGGGTGGAACTCGAACAGCGGCGCGTTCAAGCCGGTGCAGACCTTCAAGTCCATCATCGAGGGGCAGCACGCCGAAGGAGAGCTGGACTACCGCGACATCGAGAACCTCAACCTCATCGCGACGTGGAACACGAACCCCGTGTTCGGCACGGGCTACGGGCACGAGTTCCTGGAGCCCTACCCGCTGCCCAACATCGCGTTCGTGTTCCCCACGTACCGCTTCCATCCGCACAACTCGCTCCTGGGCCTGCTGGCCTTCGGCGGGTGGTTCGGGTTCACGGGCGTGTGGATGTACCTGGTGGTGACGGTGTACCTGGCGGCGCGCTCGTACCACCGGGCGTACGCGGCGGAACACCGGACCGCGTGCCTGGTCATCGTGGGCGTGGTGGCGTCCTACCTGAACCAGGTGTTCGGAGACATGGGCATCATCTCGTACATCTGCACCTTCCAGGTGGCCGTGGCGTCGGTGCTCGCGGGCAAGCTGGCCATGGTCACCGGCGCGTGGCCGTGGCCCCAGCGGGAGAAGGTGCTGGGCCTCACGCGCGCGGCGCCGGAAGAGGTCCCGCCCACCGGCGCGACGGCGGCCTAG